GGGATCGATGCGCAGGATAAGGTCGGTGCCCCAGACATTCGAATACAGCTCGCCGTTGACGAATTCGAGCTCGTTCAGGCGCGGCACCGGTTGGCCCTCGGCCGTGACCTGGATGCGGCGCAGCTCTTTCATCGTCTTCGGATCGAGGATGCGGATGGCGGCGCTGCCATCGCTCATGTACAGCTGCTTCGCATCGCCCGCCAGACCCCAGCCTTCGCCTTCGTACTTGAATTGCTGTTTGAGCTTGAAGGTCTTGAGGTCGAACACATAGCCGACCTGCGACTGCCAGGTCAGGCCGACCAGGGTATTGCCCACTGCGGTGGAGCCTTCGCCGAACACGTTGGCCGGCAGATCGGCCTTCTGCACCACCTTGCCCGTCTTGATGTCAACCTTGCGGATCGTCGAGTGGCCGATCTGGCCCGTGCTTTCGTACAGGTAGCCGTCGCGGTAGGACAGGCCCTGCGTGAAGGCTTGCGGATCGTGGGGGTAGGTGTTCTTGACAACGAAGCCATAGACCGGCGGCGCAGCGTGGGCGCTGCTGGCGACGACGAGGGCGGCGATGGCAAAGGTGGTGAGCTGTTTCAGCATGGCGGGTCGGGAAGAAAGCGGCAGGAGACTGTAGCACGAAGGCCGGGTGGCTGTTCGACAGGCTTGCTACACATACGCCAGCAGCCGTCCGCAGGCGATGACGCCGATCCAGAGCAGCAGCGACAGGGCCGCATGCAATCGGGCGCGCAGCGGCGCTTTGGCAAGCCAGCATGCGGCCGTGCGCCAGGGCCCGACGTGGAACGCCAGCGCATTGCCACCCGCCGCACCGATCAGCGCCAGCTTGAGGAGAAAGGCCCGGTTATCCAGCAGCTCGGGCTGGGTCGCGAACAGCAGCACGCCACTGGGTACGATCAGCAGCAGCGCGGCCCACGTCCAGGGCAGCAGGTGGCGCGCCAGCGCCTGTACCGGCAGCGCCTCAGCCGGCCGCGTACGCCCAACACCGAGCAGGCGCAGGTCGAACATGGCCACCGCGCCCACCAGCACCGTGAAACCCACAATGTGGACGATCTCGACGAGCGGGTACAACCAGGCGCCGTCGCGCAGCGCTTGCGCCGGTGGGGTCGATGCGAGCCACGCCGCCGCCGCGTGCGCGGCGCTCAGCGCAGCTCCGTGACCTTGTCGCCCACCGTGATGCGTTCGGCGCGCAGTTCGGCGGGCTTGGTGCGGTTGGGATAACCGACGACGGTGACGGTGCCGCCGACGGCCAGCATGGCCCTGGCCAGGCCACGGTTTTCCATCCGGCTGGGTGGCGC
This is a stretch of genomic DNA from Oxalobacteraceae sp. CFBP 8761. It encodes these proteins:
- a CDS encoding glutaminyl-peptide cyclotransferase translates to MLKQLTTFAIAALVVASSAHAAPPVYGFVVKNTYPHDPQAFTQGLSYRDGYLYESTGQIGHSTIRKVDIKTGKVVQKADLPANVFGEGSTAVGNTLVGLTWQSQVGYVFDLKTFKLKQQFKYEGEGWGLAGDAKQLYMSDGSAAIRILDPKTMKELRRIQVTAEGQPVPRLNELEFVNGELYSNVWGTDLILRIDPDSGKVLGLIDLTGLLPPEARGTTSVDAVLNGIAWDDKGKRLFVTGKLWPKLFEIELVPRLRR